TACGATTGGACGATGAGGTAGTGGAAAAAATTTGTGAAGAAACCGAAGGTATTGTAGTTCCTGCAAATTATAACTGTCCAGGACAGTTGGTAATTTCTGGGGAGGTCGAGGCAATCGCTGTGGCTTGTGAAAAACTTAAGGATGCCGGTGCACGTAGGGCCATGGTTTTACCTGTGGGAGGCGCTTTTCATTCGCCTTTGATGGCTCCGGCCAAAGAAGAATTGGCGGCAGCCATAGAAAAAACAGAATTTGCAATACCAAATTGTCCTATTTATCAGAATGTCTCCATAACTGCAATAACAAGTCCAGACGAAATTAAAAAGAATTTGATTGCACAATTGACCGCTCCGGTAAAGTGGACCCAGAGTGTGCAGCAGATGATAAAAGACGGGGCAAAAGTGTTTACGGAGATAGGACCAGGAAAAGTACTTCAAGGATTGGTCATTAAAATTGATTCTACGGTTGAGACAACCGCCCCGACCTTTGACTAAAATTGGTTTTCCTTTCTAATCTGTATTTCAACCGAAAAACCCTTTTTTAAACTGTTAATTAAAGGATTAGCTATTTTTTTTAGTAATATTGACTCCCAACTTTTGCCGAACAGTGTACGGATAACAAATTGTCTTTAGCAATTTAGACTAGTGCTATGAAAATGAAAGATTATAATTTCCTTCGAAATACTTTAGAAAAAGGTAGTTTTCAAAAATCATTTTATCTTTTTGTTCTAATATTCGTTTTTGGTGCGTTAGGAAGCATTCAAGCGCAATCAGTATCTATCAGTGCTTCACAACCTAATGCAGATGAAGATGGCCCAGTTAATGGACAATATATCGTTAACGTTACAGATGGAACACCTGGAACTCCCTATACAATTAATTTGGCAGTGGACGCCGCGAGTACTGCGGTTGTAGTTGATGATTATACTTCTTTGCCAACCACAGTTAATATTCTTACTAATCTTGTGGGTAGTGGTAGCGCATTTATTAACCTAAATGTAGTAGATGATAATGTAGTCGAAGCTACTGAAAATGTTATTTTGAATATTGTAGGAAGTAACCCTGCTTTATTGGTAGGAACAGGTTCGGCGACCGTAAACATTACTGACGATGATGTTGCTGGTGTTAATGTGTCAACAATTAGTGGAGATACAGGAGAGGATGGGACCACAGCTACTTTTACAGTAACCTTGGAGAGTCAGCCCACTAATCCTGTGGCAATAGCTTTGAGTAGTAATAATACGGCCGAGGGAACTGTGCCAGCTTCAGTAATCATTCCCGTAGCTTCTTGGAATACTGGAACAATCGTAACTGTAACCGGTGTCGATGATTTTTTCATTGATGGAGATATTAATTATTCAATAATAACTGGTAATGTTACCTCCACAGATACAAACTATAATGCACTTAACGGTGGCGATGTTGCCAATGTTGCTGTCACTAATAATGATAATGATGTAGCTGGTGTAAATGTTAATGCCACAACGGGAACAACTACCGAGGCTGGTGGCACCGCTACCTTTATTTATACCTTAACAAGCCAACCTACGGATAATGTGGTATTAGAGGTAGATCAATACGATAACACGGAAACTAGCGGACCATCAACAATAACTATTACTCCATCCGATTGGAATACTGGAGTGCCTTTAACTATTATTGGTTTAGATGACGATATTATTGATGGAGATATTGATGATGATATTAGAGTGCGTATAGACAATTCTGAAGATTCAGATTACGATTCATTGAATAATGGCGATGTTCCGGACATAGTAGTTACTAATCAAGATGATGACGTTGCGGGCGTAAACGTATCTGCTATAAGTGGAAATACTACCGAGGCGGGCGGGACGGCCACTTTTACGGTAACCCTCGAAAGTCAACCAACAAATAATGTGACCATTGCCCTGTCAAGTAGTGATACGAGTGAGGGAACTGTTGCAGCCTCGGTGGTAAAGACACCTGCCAACTGGAATTTGGCTACAGCAGTGACTGTAACCGGCGTTGACGATGCGGAGGTTGACGGTGATGTAGCCTATACAATAATAACGGGCAACGTAACTTCGGGTGATGCGAACTATAACGCCCTTAACGGTGGCGATGTTGGGAATGTCGCTGTCATTAATACGGATAATGATGCTATCGGAGTAAACATATCGCCCATTAGTGGAAATACAACGGAAGGAGGAGGTAGTGCAACTTTTACGGTAACCTTAGACAGTCAACCAACCAATAATGTCACCATTGCCTTGTCAAGTAGTGATACTAGTGAAGGTACAGTTCCTGCTTCGGTCGTAAAAACGCCAGCCAACTGGAATTTGGCTACACCAGTGACTGTAACCGGCGTTGACGATACGGTGGTGGATGGTGATGTAGCATATACAATAGTAACGGGCAACGTAACTTCGGGTGATGCGAACTATAATGCCCTTAACGGTGGCGATGTTGGGAATGTCGCTGTCATCAATACGGATAATGATACGGTTGGTGTGAACGTATCGGCTATAAGCGGGAATACGACCGAAGCGGGCGGGATAGCCACATTTTCGGTAACCCTAGACAGTCAACCGTCCAATGATGTGACGATTGCACTTTCAAGTAGTGATACTGGTGAAGGTACAGTTCCTGCTTCGGTCGTAAAAACGCCAGCGAACTGGGATAGTAATACCGTTATCACCGTAACCGGTGTTGACGACACCATAGTTGATGGGGACGTAGCTTATACTATAGTAACGGGCAACGTAACTTCGGGTGATGCCAATTACAATACACTAAATGGTGGCGATGTTTCTGATGTTGCGGTCACCAATATTGATGATGATGTTGCTAGTATTACCATATCGGACGTAGCGGTCAATGAGGACGTGTCCTCCGGTAATTTGGTATTCAACGTTGTCCTTGATATTGCGGTTGCAGGTGGTACAACGGTTGGATATTCTTTTGCAAACGGTACGGCCATTGGGGGAGGAACAGACTTTACGGCCAACCCTGGTTTCTTGACTTTTGATGGAACAGCCGGAGAAATAGAAACGATTACGGTTGCCATTAATAATGATCAAATATTGGAGGAAACCGAGAACTTCACCGTTCAGCTGGGCTTGCCCAGTAACGGTGTTAATCTTAGTGGTAGCGGTACAGCTACGGGAACTATTAACGACGACGACAACTGCGCTCCTGCACCAATCCTAGATACAAGTATATCTACAGTTTTTTGCGATGTTATTGATAGAAGTCTTAATGATTATACTAGCACATCACCTCCTGCCGGAACGGTCTTAACATGGAGCACACTCTCCGACCCCCTAAACGAAAATGCTTATTTATCCGCTGCACAGGTTGCAAATCCTCCTAACGACGGATCTTATTTCGGTTTCTTTTTGGATGATAATGGTACGCCAAATAATTTTGACGATGATTGTGCCAGTGGAACGATTGAAGTAGAGTTAACTTTAAACACTACACCCGAGGAACCAGTTGGCACGGGAAATGAAAGATGCGGACCAGGGACGGTGCTCTTAACAGCAACTACATCTAGCGCCGGAGCATCTTTAAATTGGTACAGTTCCCCAGACTCGGATTCGCCTATCGGTAACGGTAATAGTTTCACGACACCTTCCATTAGCGCTACGACCTCATTTTATGTAGAGGCCGAAGAGAATAATTGTATTACAGGAAGAGTTGAGGTTGTCGCAACTGTAGGTTTTCAAGCATCCGCGGGTACACCCAGTAATGCCTCTATCTGCAGTATTCCCGAAAATGGTCCTACTATTTTGGACTTGGATGACAGATTAGCAGGTGAAGGTGCTGGTACATGGGCAATCACGACTGATTCATCGGGAAGTTTGACAATCGGGCCTTCCAATATCATCGATTTTAGAAACCTGCCTACGGGGAATTATGTCTTTACTTTTACGACCACAGGATCAACAGCTCCTTGTGAAAATGTTTCATCGGAAGTCACGATTTCAGTGAGTGATTGTGATACGGACGAAGATGGTGACGGTTTGTTTGGTGGTGACGAGGCAACTTTGGGAACTGACCCAAATAACCCTGATACGGACGGGGATGGAATAGAGGACGGGGAAGAGGTTGGTCCGGACGTAGATAATCCTTTGGATGAGGATAATGATGGTATTATTGATGCCCTAGATTCCAATGTTTTGGATTCCGATAACGATGGTGTAAATGACCAACAAGACCCGGCGAACGGTAATTCATGTATTCCCAGTAGGGCGAACGGAGTCTGTGATTTTGACGGGGACACCATAACAGATGCGGACGAAATAGCCAATGGAAGTAATCCGGACGATCCTTGCGATCCCAATGCCGATAGTCCTACGTGTATTCCTATTGACTTGGCAATTGCAAAAGAAGTGGATAATGAAAATGCGGCCATTGGAGACACAGTCGTATTTACGATTACAATAAGTAATCCGGAAGATAGGACAGCTTCGAACATCATCGTTGGTGACCTGTTGGAGACAGGCTTTGAGTTTGTTTCCAGTAACCCATCTGCAGGAAGTTATTCAGAAATTACGGGGGAATGGAACAACTTTGAGATTGCTTCTTTGAGTAGTGAAACATTGCAAATAACGGCACTTGTAGTAGAAGGATCGAGTTATTCGAACACAGCAGAACTGTTATCCTCTTTACCTTTAGATGATAATGAAGCTAATAACATAGCTACGGTACAGGTGGTCCCAGATTTACCTGAAGGGATTGATCTGGTCATTCGGAAGACAGTTGATAATAGAGCGCCTTTGGTAGGGGAACAAATTACTTTTATCATAAGTGTTGAGAATCAATCTGAAGATGGTGCGGTTATTAGTAATATAGAAGTTGAAGACCTTATACCTACTGGTCCTGAGGCCCGCTTCGTTTATGTAAGTGATCTTGCTAGCGTTGGATTATATAACCCAACGACAGGGATATGGGCCATAGAATCTTTAGCGGTAGGCGAGCAGAACATCGCAACCTTACAAATTACGGTATCGGTACCAAGAGAAGGAATTTTTGTAAATACAGCCACCTTAATAAGGTCATCTCCAATTGATGGTAATCCTGGAAATAATGAGAGTTTTGTTGATGTAACCGTTAGTATTCCCACCGCTGCTAATCCTGGTTTCCTCTTCAACCAATTTTCACCTAATGGAGATAACTCCAATGATGTGCTACGGATAAATCTTAGGGACGCCAATACTGGATTGGATGCGGGAATAAATTATAAGATTGTAGTTCACGATAGATATGGAAACTTAGTATTTGAAGGAGAAGATTCTGTTCCGGAAAACTCACAAAGGGTCACCGATGTTTGGGACGGAACCTATAACGGTAAGGATGTTCCAAAAGGAACCTATTTTTATATTTTAAACTACGACATAGGTGCAGGTCCTACCATTGACAAAGGCTGGATTCAACTTATCAGATAAATTTTTATGGAGCTAAAAATTGTAAGGTCAAAATATATCCTACAAACCGCATTTGTTTGCCTATTTGTGTTTTGCTGTAGTGCGGTTGTAGCA
This sequence is a window from Maribacter aestuarii. Protein-coding genes within it:
- the fabD gene encoding ACP S-malonyltransferase, with the translated sequence MNAYIFPGQGAQFVGMGLDLYEKFPVAKELFEQANSILGFSITDIMFHGTADGLQETKVTQPAIFLHSVVLSKVMGDSFKPDMVAGHSLGEFSALVANGALSFEDGLKLVSQRALAMQKACEMVSGTMAAVLRLDDEVVEKICEETEGIVVPANYNCPGQLVISGEVEAIAVACEKLKDAGARRAMVLPVGGAFHSPLMAPAKEELAAAIEKTEFAIPNCPIYQNVSITAITSPDEIKKNLIAQLTAPVKWTQSVQQMIKDGAKVFTEIGPGKVLQGLVIKIDSTVETTAPTFD
- a CDS encoding Calx-beta domain-containing protein encodes the protein MKMKDYNFLRNTLEKGSFQKSFYLFVLIFVFGALGSIQAQSVSISASQPNADEDGPVNGQYIVNVTDGTPGTPYTINLAVDAASTAVVVDDYTSLPTTVNILTNLVGSGSAFINLNVVDDNVVEATENVILNIVGSNPALLVGTGSATVNITDDDVAGVNVSTISGDTGEDGTTATFTVTLESQPTNPVAIALSSNNTAEGTVPASVIIPVASWNTGTIVTVTGVDDFFIDGDINYSIITGNVTSTDTNYNALNGGDVANVAVTNNDNDVAGVNVNATTGTTTEAGGTATFIYTLTSQPTDNVVLEVDQYDNTETSGPSTITITPSDWNTGVPLTIIGLDDDIIDGDIDDDIRVRIDNSEDSDYDSLNNGDVPDIVVTNQDDDVAGVNVSAISGNTTEAGGTATFTVTLESQPTNNVTIALSSSDTSEGTVAASVVKTPANWNLATAVTVTGVDDAEVDGDVAYTIITGNVTSGDANYNALNGGDVGNVAVINTDNDAIGVNISPISGNTTEGGGSATFTVTLDSQPTNNVTIALSSSDTSEGTVPASVVKTPANWNLATPVTVTGVDDTVVDGDVAYTIVTGNVTSGDANYNALNGGDVGNVAVINTDNDTVGVNVSAISGNTTEAGGIATFSVTLDSQPSNDVTIALSSSDTGEGTVPASVVKTPANWDSNTVITVTGVDDTIVDGDVAYTIVTGNVTSGDANYNTLNGGDVSDVAVTNIDDDVASITISDVAVNEDVSSGNLVFNVVLDIAVAGGTTVGYSFANGTAIGGGTDFTANPGFLTFDGTAGEIETITVAINNDQILEETENFTVQLGLPSNGVNLSGSGTATGTINDDDNCAPAPILDTSISTVFCDVIDRSLNDYTSTSPPAGTVLTWSTLSDPLNENAYLSAAQVANPPNDGSYFGFFLDDNGTPNNFDDDCASGTIEVELTLNTTPEEPVGTGNERCGPGTVLLTATTSSAGASLNWYSSPDSDSPIGNGNSFTTPSISATTSFYVEAEENNCITGRVEVVATVGFQASAGTPSNASICSIPENGPTILDLDDRLAGEGAGTWAITTDSSGSLTIGPSNIIDFRNLPTGNYVFTFTTTGSTAPCENVSSEVTISVSDCDTDEDGDGLFGGDEATLGTDPNNPDTDGDGIEDGEEVGPDVDNPLDEDNDGIIDALDSNVLDSDNDGVNDQQDPANGNSCIPSRANGVCDFDGDTITDADEIANGSNPDDPCDPNADSPTCIPIDLAIAKEVDNENAAIGDTVVFTITISNPEDRTASNIIVGDLLETGFEFVSSNPSAGSYSEITGEWNNFEIASLSSETLQITALVVEGSSYSNTAELLSSLPLDDNEANNIATVQVVPDLPEGIDLVIRKTVDNRAPLVGEQITFIISVENQSEDGAVISNIEVEDLIPTGPEARFVYVSDLASVGLYNPTTGIWAIESLAVGEQNIATLQITVSVPREGIFVNTATLIRSSPIDGNPGNNESFVDVTVSIPTAANPGFLFNQFSPNGDNSNDVLRINLRDANTGLDAGINYKIVVHDRYGNLVFEGEDSVPENSQRVTDVWDGTYNGKDVPKGTYFYILNYDIGAGPTIDKGWIQLIR